A DNA window from Syntrophaceae bacterium contains the following coding sequences:
- a CDS encoding sigma-54-dependent Fis family transcriptional regulator, with the protein MEATHVLVVDDDPSMRDALSESLEICGFEVDTAEDGAVALNMFADGGKYDVVVTDMRMPRLGGMDVLREIKRRSPGTPVILATAYGTVNTAVEAMKEGASEFITKPFTLDDLEFIIRNVLASHEPSGKMETDPAAGPAGQAGIITADPSILEMLNLLKRVADSRSTVLIQGESGTGKELFARFVYLNSGRSGKPFVAVNCAAIPQQLLESEMFGYEKGAFTGAVQRKIGKFELAHGGTLLLDEIGDMDINLQAKLLRVIQESQVDRVGGREPVPVDVRIVVTTNVDLKKAAEDMKFRRDLYWRLSVIPVKIPALRERRNDVPLLASHFLQKYSQVNGRTAPALDRESLDLLLRYDWPGNVRELENVMERAVLLCEEGIVRPEHLHLEGFLDERAAAPSPVLTPPPPGETPTVPAVTLRDAEKAMIFKTLKEVNGNRTAASKILGISVRTMRNKLHEYEQEDRQS; encoded by the coding sequence ATGGAAGCAACGCACGTACTGGTTGTCGATGACGATCCCTCCATGCGGGACGCCCTTTCGGAGTCCCTGGAGATCTGCGGATTCGAGGTGGATACGGCGGAAGACGGCGCCGTCGCCCTGAATATGTTCGCGGACGGGGGGAAGTACGACGTCGTCGTGACGGACATGAGAATGCCCCGGCTGGGCGGGATGGACGTCCTGCGGGAGATCAAGCGGCGGTCTCCCGGCACGCCGGTGATTCTCGCCACGGCATACGGAACGGTAAACACTGCCGTCGAGGCGATGAAGGAAGGCGCCTCGGAGTTCATCACGAAACCGTTTACCCTGGACGACCTGGAATTCATCATCCGGAATGTGCTTGCCTCCCATGAACCATCCGGAAAGATGGAGACCGATCCTGCCGCCGGTCCGGCCGGCCAGGCGGGAATCATCACGGCGGACCCGTCCATCCTGGAGATGCTGAACCTCCTCAAGCGCGTCGCCGACAGCCGTTCCACCGTCCTGATCCAGGGAGAGAGCGGAACGGGCAAGGAGCTGTTCGCCCGCTTCGTCTACCTGAACAGCGGCCGGAGCGGGAAACCCTTCGTGGCCGTCAACTGTGCCGCCATCCCGCAGCAGCTCCTGGAGAGCGAGATGTTCGGGTATGAAAAAGGGGCCTTCACAGGGGCCGTTCAGCGGAAAATTGGGAAATTCGAGCTGGCCCACGGCGGAACCCTCCTGCTGGACGAAATCGGGGACATGGACATCAACCTGCAGGCCAAGCTGCTCCGGGTCATCCAGGAATCCCAGGTGGACCGGGTCGGAGGACGGGAGCCGGTTCCCGTCGACGTCCGCATCGTCGTCACGACGAACGTGGACCTGAAGAAGGCGGCGGAAGACATGAAATTCCGCCGGGACCTTTACTGGCGGCTCAGCGTGATCCCCGTCAAAATTCCAGCTCTCCGGGAGCGGAGGAATGACGTCCCGCTCCTGGCCTCCCACTTCCTCCAGAAGTACAGCCAGGTGAACGGAAGGACCGCACCGGCCCTGGACAGGGAGTCCCTGGACCTTCTGCTCCGGTACGACTGGCCCGGAAATGTCCGGGAACTGGAAAACGTCATGGAGAGGGCCGTGCTCCTCTGTGAGGAAGGGATCGTCCGCCCCGAGCACCTTCACCTGGAGGGATTCCTGGACGAGCGGGCGGCCGCCCCCTCCCCCGTCTTGACCCCGCCGCCCCCCGGAGAGACTCCCACGGTCCCGGCCGTCACGTTGCGCGATGCAGAAAAAGCAATGATATTCAAGACCCTGAAAGAAGTGAACGGAAACCGGACCGCCGCCTCGAAGATCCTGGGGATCAGCGTTCGCACCATGCGAAACAAGCTTCATGAATATGAACAGGAAGATCGTCAATCCTGA
- the flgB gene encoding flagellar basal body rod protein FlgB, translating into MDALFGKTIDMLSKMLDYRSKRHQLLTSNVANLDTPGYKSSDLEFNKNLERAIRSSGTLPLTTDHPGHMTGRTGGKDASYTVRREEGQASLDKEMARLAENQLQYNMTVEMLARKFRGIGNVVKETK; encoded by the coding sequence ATGGACGCGCTTTTTGGCAAAACGATCGATATGTTATCGAAAATGCTCGATTATCGGTCAAAGCGGCATCAGCTTCTCACGTCCAACGTCGCGAATCTGGACACGCCGGGATACAAGTCCTCCGATCTCGAGTTCAACAAAAACCTGGAGCGGGCGATCCGTTCCTCCGGTACGTTGCCTCTGACCACGGATCACCCCGGACACATGACCGGACGGACGGGAGGGAAGGATGCGTCCTACACGGTCCGCCGGGAAGAGGGTCAGGCCAGCCTCGACAAGGAAATGGCCCGCCTGGCGGAGAATCAGCTTCAGTACAACATGACGGTGGAAATGCTGGCCCGCAAATTCCGCGGGATCGGCAACGTCGTGAAGGAGACGAAGTAA
- the motA gene encoding flagellar motor stator protein MotA — MIVIIGCVIVTVAVIGGYLMEHGNLSVLFQPAELVIIGGAAVGALIIATPMKMLKSIIGSFLGLFTAKARGTVDYLEALMLLNGLFYKIRQEGLVSVESDVDQPEKSSLFNKYPKILKNPRAIGLVTDTLRMVMTTTIAPHELEALIDTEIEGHFEEMINPSKTVTFVADGLPGLGIVAAVLGVVLTMGKIGSPPEVLGHSIGAALVGTFLGVLLCYGFVGPMGRNMEHTATEEIQYLQVYKAALIAFIGGAAPKVAIEFGRRVIPSHDKPSFLEVEAALRKAKR; from the coding sequence ATGATTGTCATTATCGGGTGCGTCATCGTTACGGTCGCCGTCATCGGCGGCTACCTCATGGAGCACGGGAACCTCTCGGTTCTCTTCCAGCCCGCCGAACTCGTCATCATCGGTGGAGCGGCCGTCGGCGCTCTGATCATCGCAACGCCGATGAAGATGCTGAAAAGCATCATCGGCTCCTTCCTCGGTCTTTTCACGGCCAAAGCCCGGGGAACGGTAGATTACCTGGAGGCTCTGATGCTTCTCAACGGCCTCTTTTACAAGATCCGCCAGGAGGGTCTGGTCTCCGTCGAATCGGACGTGGATCAGCCGGAGAAGAGTTCCCTGTTTAACAAGTACCCGAAAATACTAAAGAATCCGCGCGCCATCGGCCTGGTCACTGACACATTGCGGATGGTCATGACCACGACCATCGCCCCCCATGAACTGGAAGCCCTCATCGACACGGAAATCGAAGGTCATTTCGAAGAGATGATCAACCCTTCCAAGACCGTGACGTTCGTGGCCGACGGCCTGCCCGGACTCGGGATCGTCGCCGCCGTCCTGGGCGTTGTCCTGACCATGGGGAAGATCGGCTCCCCGCCGGAGGTCCTCGGGCACAGCATCGGGGCGGCCCTGGTGGGAACCTTTCTCGGCGTCCTTCTATGTTACGGCTTCGTGGGACCCATGGGACGAAACATGGAACACACCGCCACGGAAGAGATCCAGTACCTTCAGGTCTACAAGGCCGCGCTGATCGCCTTCATCGGCGGGGCGGCACCGAAAGTAGCGATTGAATTCGGCCGGAGGGTCATCCCCTCCCACGACAAGCCGAGCTTCCTCGAAGTCGAGGCGGCCCTGCGGAAAGCGAAACGCTGA
- a CDS encoding tetratricopeptide repeat protein, which translates to MSFSLFGRGFRKIETVARAFKDHGFRKIGSVAKVFQGREFGRKPLFLALGVLVFASAALGIWYAAVPGPVKTAAPPEENRIAAPSAPAAESKTATRQDIDKAETLPEKADSGVAAAPQPAPGHSQAAAAPVHVLVQQARAEYDGGRYARAAEMLSELLRQNNVEATAQDQAKRLLADCSFQLAEGNNKKLLEAVDAYKRILDQHPDPSEGNDRAYFNLARTYEKLKFYYEAAAAMEKLLIRYPDSSLAVDAPFFIGEMNMKTGKTELAAARFEDFLSRRPDHPKAREATVNLVGIHLTGGRIDAARQHAQTALKRWPNLSELSPDALLNLGLAHYWSKEYAEAIRVLAVAASLYPAGEKTAVTLYVLGCTLFHAERPTAALAVFSRVKEMKPDSWEGDESTLAAANIGLARPDLKAPFFLTLAPAFRDPLEAYNQLLQKTRNHGLIERIRFQKAYGLWLKGRYEEAFREFHQVAATYPLGSFAAPSRDWMMASLEKILEEAFRKGDHTMVASLYFQIPVRELQQKLPFERLYGIGKSLAAVGLDAEAKSLWKALRRRAPDDRARELLAVSIARLDLDRRDAAEAQRDLQDIRRSADAGLQRETAAVQAGIDRLAGRRGEAILRYEEALNLPADQAGDPFLHRELAMLLDAEGRTPRAIDQYRKALQGLSADPERQATVLADGRIRLADSYVKEGSIQEGMKLLQDVSNTAPDASLRRWSWYRMGRALANQGNMTGADKAFGQVKGAGEDEFWGKVADFAREDAHWSRKFKDVIR; encoded by the coding sequence GTGTCGTTCAGTCTGTTCGGGCGCGGGTTCCGAAAGATCGAGACAGTTGCCAGGGCCTTCAAGGACCACGGTTTCCGAAAGATCGGAAGCGTTGCCAAGGTCTTTCAGGGCCGGGAGTTCGGGAGGAAGCCGCTCTTTTTGGCTCTGGGCGTTCTGGTCTTTGCGTCCGCCGCCCTCGGGATCTGGTATGCGGCCGTTCCCGGCCCCGTGAAAACCGCTGCTCCCCCGGAGGAGAACCGGATTGCCGCCCCGTCGGCTCCCGCCGCGGAGTCAAAAACAGCGACACGTCAAGATATTGACAAGGCGGAAACCCTTCCCGAAAAAGCGGATTCCGGGGTGGCCGCAGCGCCGCAGCCCGCCCCCGGGCATTCACAGGCAGCCGCCGCTCCCGTCCATGTCCTCGTTCAGCAGGCCAGGGCGGAATATGACGGCGGGCGCTATGCCCGTGCCGCCGAGATGCTTTCCGAGCTCCTGCGTCAAAATAATGTCGAGGCGACGGCGCAGGATCAGGCGAAACGCCTCCTGGCGGACTGCTCGTTCCAACTGGCCGAGGGGAACAACAAAAAACTCCTGGAGGCGGTGGACGCCTACAAGCGGATCCTGGATCAGCATCCGGATCCATCCGAGGGAAACGACAGGGCCTATTTCAATCTGGCCCGGACGTACGAGAAGCTGAAATTCTACTATGAGGCGGCGGCGGCGATGGAAAAGCTCCTGATCCGCTATCCCGATTCCTCCCTGGCTGTGGACGCCCCATTCTTCATTGGTGAAATGAACATGAAGACCGGGAAAACGGAGCTGGCGGCCGCCCGTTTCGAGGATTTCCTGTCGAGACGGCCGGATCACCCGAAGGCCAGGGAGGCAACCGTGAACCTGGTGGGGATCCACCTCACGGGGGGACGGATCGATGCCGCCCGGCAGCATGCGCAGACCGCTCTGAAACGCTGGCCGAACCTGTCGGAACTGTCCCCGGATGCCCTGTTGAATCTGGGCCTGGCCCACTACTGGTCGAAGGAGTACGCCGAGGCCATCCGTGTCCTTGCCGTCGCCGCCAGCCTTTATCCGGCGGGCGAGAAGACCGCAGTTACACTTTATGTCCTCGGATGCACGCTGTTCCATGCCGAGCGGCCGACCGCCGCCCTGGCGGTGTTCAGCCGCGTCAAGGAAATGAAACCCGATTCCTGGGAAGGCGATGAAAGCACGCTCGCTGCGGCGAATATCGGATTGGCCCGGCCGGATCTGAAAGCACCGTTCTTTCTTACTCTGGCTCCCGCTTTTCGGGATCCGCTGGAGGCATACAACCAGCTTCTGCAGAAGACCCGGAATCACGGCCTGATTGAGCGGATCCGGTTTCAGAAAGCCTATGGCCTGTGGCTGAAGGGGCGGTACGAAGAAGCCTTCCGGGAATTCCACCAGGTGGCGGCGACCTATCCGCTCGGATCGTTTGCCGCTCCCAGCCGGGACTGGATGATGGCCTCGCTGGAGAAGATCCTGGAAGAGGCCTTCCGCAAGGGAGATCACACCATGGTGGCCTCCCTGTATTTCCAGATTCCCGTCCGGGAACTGCAGCAGAAGCTCCCTTTCGAACGTCTTTACGGAATCGGCAAAAGCCTGGCCGCCGTCGGCCTCGATGCAGAGGCGAAGTCCCTCTGGAAGGCGCTCCGGCGCCGTGCTCCGGATGACCGTGCGCGGGAGCTCCTGGCGGTGTCCATCGCCCGGCTGGATCTCGATCGCAGGGACGCGGCGGAGGCGCAGCGCGATCTTCAGGATATCCGGCGGTCCGCCGACGCGGGCCTTCAGCGGGAGACGGCCGCGGTCCAGGCGGGCATCGACCGGCTCGCCGGGCGGAGGGGAGAGGCGATCTTGAGATATGAAGAGGCCCTGAATCTGCCCGCCGACCAGGCGGGTGATCCGTTCCTGCACCGGGAGCTGGCCATGCTTCTGGACGCGGAAGGCCGGACTCCCCGGGCGATCGACCAGTACCGGAAAGCGCTGCAGGGATTGTCCGCCGACCCGGAGCGGCAGGCAACCGTCCTGGCGGACGGGCGGATCCGGCTGGCGGACTCTTATGTGAAGGAAGGCTCGATCCAGGAGGGAATGAAGCTGCTGCAGGACGTTTCAAACACAGCCCCGGATGCATCGCTGCGCCGATGGTCCTGGTATCGCATGGGTCGGGCCCTGGCAAATCAAGGGAACATGACCGGCGCGGACAAGGCCTTCGGCCAGGTGAAGGGTGCCGGAGAGGATGAATTCTGGGGGAAAGTGGCCGACTTTGCCCGGGAGGATGCACATTGGTCCCGAAAATTCAAGGACGTCATCCGATGA
- a CDS encoding PilZ domain-containing protein, with amino-acid sequence MEKESPTNRREYSRVYAYIPLSFRKVLPEERPVVRARLAGDTILPGGGVVVPEIGDRILYEWLKMLNGKLDSIIRVLTIHAEGFQYLHPKAVQISGSGMSFSSAEPFDSGDLVELKMILTVNQPTALFAYGEVIKVEKQTSGYIAAVSFVKMDDHIRDEIVRFVFEREREILREKRLTE; translated from the coding sequence ATGGAAAAGGAATCGCCGACGAACCGCAGGGAATATTCAAGAGTCTATGCCTACATTCCCCTCTCTTTCCGCAAAGTCCTGCCGGAAGAGCGGCCGGTCGTGAGGGCCAGGCTGGCGGGGGACACCATCCTTCCGGGAGGGGGCGTCGTCGTCCCGGAAATCGGGGACCGCATCCTTTATGAATGGCTGAAGATGCTCAACGGCAAGCTCGACAGCATCATCCGCGTCCTGACGATCCATGCCGAGGGATTCCAGTACCTTCATCCCAAGGCCGTCCAGATCAGCGGCAGCGGCATGAGCTTTTCATCGGCAGAGCCCTTCGATTCGGGAGACCTGGTGGAACTGAAGATGATCCTCACCGTCAATCAGCCGACGGCCCTCTTCGCCTACGGGGAGGTCATCAAGGTGGAGAAGCAGACCAGCGGATACATCGCGGCCGTTTCCTTCGTGAAGATGGACGACCACATCCGCGACGAGATCGTCCGCTTCGTATTCGAGCGGGAGAGGGAAATCCTCCGGGAAAAAAGGCTGACGGAGTAG
- a CDS encoding OmpA family protein yields MEERTPIVIRRIKKKKHGEHHGGSWKVAYADFVTAMMAFFLLLWLISMVSPDKKIAVSEYFKNFNIFKEQSAGGRSFMDKNAAVLTLTNQAIRLGPQDLAAKLKKAVDEKLGNLKDQVQVDILEGGVRIQIIDLEGSTMFQSGSSELTDKAKTILGLVAENIRDLPNRIAVEGHTDAAPFRGSQTTNWELSTARASAARREMENDGVDPGKIARVVGYADQELYIKENPKDPRNRRISVIVLQQKDGTSASSATAAPIPPGATVPIPAATEVGTGAQTSTGAPSQGPAQSGAAPPPR; encoded by the coding sequence ATGGAAGAACGCACCCCTATCGTCATCCGAAGGATCAAGAAAAAGAAGCACGGCGAGCATCACGGCGGCTCCTGGAAAGTCGCCTACGCCGACTTCGTCACGGCCATGATGGCGTTCTTTCTTCTGCTGTGGCTGATCTCCATGGTTTCCCCGGACAAAAAGATCGCTGTCTCCGAGTACTTCAAGAATTTCAACATATTCAAGGAGCAGTCCGCCGGCGGCCGCTCCTTCATGGACAAGAACGCCGCGGTTCTGACCCTTACCAACCAGGCCATTCGCCTGGGGCCTCAGGACCTGGCGGCCAAACTCAAGAAAGCCGTCGACGAGAAGCTGGGAAACCTGAAGGACCAGGTGCAGGTGGACATTCTGGAGGGAGGGGTCCGGATCCAGATCATCGACCTGGAAGGCAGCACGATGTTCCAGAGCGGCAGCTCGGAACTGACGGACAAGGCGAAGACGATTCTGGGTCTCGTTGCGGAGAACATTCGCGACCTGCCGAACCGGATCGCCGTGGAGGGGCATACGGACGCGGCGCCCTTCCGGGGATCCCAGACCACCAACTGGGAGCTTTCCACGGCCCGGGCGTCGGCCGCCCGCCGGGAAATGGAGAATGACGGTGTCGATCCCGGCAAGATCGCGCGGGTCGTCGGCTACGCGGACCAGGAACTCTATATCAAGGAGAATCCCAAGGACCCCCGGAACCGCCGCATCAGCGTGATCGTTCTTCAGCAGAAAGACGGAACCTCCGCTTCTTCGGCAACGGCGGCGCCCATCCCTCCCGGGGCGACGGTGCCGATCCCGGCGGCTACCGAAGTTGGAACGGGAGCACAGACAAGCACGGGGGCTCCTTCGCAAGGTCCGGCCCAAAGCGGCGCCGCGCCTCCTCCCCGCTGA
- the fliE gene encoding flagellar hook-basal body complex protein FliE: protein MDEIRIIGGAGISPAGAGKSQGTAGKGFGEALKKAVQDIDSLQRQADQEINRVQLQDNGSIHATMIAMEKADLSLRTMIQVRNKVLEAYQEVMRMTV, encoded by the coding sequence ATGGATGAGATTCGGATTATCGGTGGGGCGGGCATATCCCCCGCCGGGGCGGGCAAAAGCCAGGGGACGGCCGGCAAAGGCTTCGGAGAGGCGCTGAAAAAGGCCGTTCAGGACATCGATTCGCTTCAGAGACAGGCCGACCAGGAGATAAACCGCGTCCAGCTTCAGGACAACGGCAGCATTCACGCCACCATGATCGCCATGGAGAAGGCGGATCTCTCCCTTAGAACCATGATTCAGGTGCGCAACAAGGTCCTGGAAGCCTACCAGGAAGTCATGCGCATGACGGTGTAG
- the flgC gene encoding flagellar basal body rod protein FlgC: MDFLTSFKICGDALASQRARMDVVASNLANASTTKTPEGGPYRRKVVSLSSKEVTGSFDDALKESIRSVKVENIREDKQGFRKVYDPSHPDADDKGVVMLPNVEPIVEMAELIAVNRSFEATVTAFDAAKNMALKTLEIGK; encoded by the coding sequence ATGGACTTTCTGACATCGTTCAAAATATGCGGAGACGCACTGGCATCGCAGCGGGCGCGGATGGACGTGGTGGCCAGCAACCTGGCGAACGCCTCCACCACCAAGACCCCGGAAGGGGGACCCTACCGCCGCAAGGTCGTGTCCCTGTCCTCCAAGGAGGTCACGGGAAGTTTCGACGACGCACTGAAGGAATCGATCCGTTCCGTAAAAGTCGAGAATATACGAGAGGATAAGCAAGGATTCCGCAAGGTGTACGATCCCTCCCATCCGGATGCGGACGACAAGGGCGTCGTCATGCTGCCGAACGTTGAGCCGATCGTCGAAATGGCGGAACTGATTGCGGTGAACCGGTCCTTCGAGGCCACCGTTACCGCTTTTGACGCTGCGAAGAACATGGCCCTGAAGACCCTGGAGATCGGCAAATAA
- a CDS encoding PAS domain S-box protein, which translates to MVRDAFLTFRSWFRPPVFPDDEFKTGAARVLATMLALMSALALFSLFVAVPFIYGKKLASAATSLFALLVVLGGYLLMHRGSIRAAGAFVIAGLWIHFLVVVILGSGMKDTNLVQFVVLPAVAGLILGWRAAIWTIALAILTGLTLAVLEIRGFLPLYFFPQPPLARWVTIAFGIVLLAATLRQSFRTQEDLLQSARAQLRERMKVEEALRRRTEQVSAVTSSLPGLVYQFYARPNGEMGLNYLSDRAAELFGISRDAATFFDDFSSRLHADDYGRFMNSIAESIAAFRRWDFEGRFVKESGDLIWFRGLSVPTRRGDETVFNGILLDVTDRRRAEEALRESENRFRVLADAAREGILIHKDGVIFDANESAFSMFGYEPREAIGKSVLDFLAPESVPAALAKLAEADAPELYLEAVGLRKDGTVFPMEIFGRPITYRNIRGRVLAIRDLSARRAAEEALRRTEQRYSTILEEIEEGYVEFDDSGRVTFCNESFRRAMGYEADEIIGSSYKRFTADEDVRRDIARAYGEMFRTGAPLRMYELDLLTRTGERRTVEHSASLIRDAEGRPTGFRGVFRDITERIRAEEQYRVMANNSQAGEFIAIEGKFRFVNRHVLQYGGYTEPEMIGVPTMQFVHPEDREMVREKARQMLKGAAVSPYEYRIVKKSGESRWLLESVTRITYEGRPAVLGNNMDVTEIREAREKLEHMQEQLLQAQKLESLGTLAGGIAHDFNNLLMGIQGYASLMMLDLKEGHPHLEKLKAIESQIRSGAELTRQLLGLARGGRYEVKPTDLNELVGKTARMFGRTKKEIRIDERYEGGLWSVEADGGQLEQVFLNLFVNAWQAMPGGGDLSLTTSNVELDESFCRIYGIKPGSYVKVTVSDTGVGMDERTRQRIFDPFFTTKEMGRGTGLGLASAYGILKGHGGIITVSSEKGRGTTFEIYLPASGEAVVREEPSVSGIEPGRGVVLVVDDEPMVREVTREMLSGLGYTVLTAASGAEALEVYGSRGTEIDVVVLDMIMPGMGGGEVNRELQMRNPSVRVLLSSGYSLDGEASEILEKGVRGFLQKPFRLEELSLKIREAMES; encoded by the coding sequence ATGGTGAGGGATGCTTTCTTGACGTTCCGGTCCTGGTTCCGTCCCCCCGTTTTTCCGGATGACGAATTCAAGACCGGCGCAGCCAGGGTGCTCGCCACCATGCTGGCGTTGATGTCCGCGCTGGCACTGTTCTCTCTCTTTGTCGCCGTTCCCTTCATTTACGGTAAAAAGCTGGCCAGCGCCGCAACCAGCCTGTTTGCCCTGCTCGTCGTCCTGGGTGGCTACCTGCTGATGCATCGCGGGAGCATCCGTGCGGCCGGTGCGTTCGTGATCGCCGGGCTCTGGATCCACTTTCTCGTGGTCGTCATCCTGGGCAGCGGCATGAAAGACACGAACCTGGTCCAGTTCGTCGTCCTGCCGGCCGTGGCGGGACTGATCCTCGGCTGGCGGGCGGCCATCTGGACGATCGCGCTGGCCATCCTGACCGGCCTCACGCTCGCCGTGCTGGAGATTCGGGGATTCCTGCCGCTGTACTTTTTCCCCCAGCCGCCCCTGGCCCGGTGGGTCACGATCGCCTTCGGCATCGTCCTCCTGGCTGCGACGCTCAGACAATCATTCCGGACGCAGGAGGATCTGCTGCAGTCCGCCCGTGCGCAGCTCCGGGAGCGCATGAAGGTCGAGGAGGCGCTGCGGCGGAGGACGGAGCAGGTGTCCGCCGTCACTTCCAGCCTGCCCGGTTTGGTCTATCAGTTCTATGCCCGCCCGAACGGCGAGATGGGGCTTAATTATCTCAGCGACCGGGCCGCGGAGCTTTTTGGCATATCCAGGGACGCGGCGACCTTCTTCGATGATTTTTCATCCAGGTTGCACGCCGATGATTACGGGCGGTTCATGAATTCGATCGCAGAGTCGATCGCGGCCTTCCGCCGATGGGATTTCGAGGGCCGATTCGTGAAAGAATCGGGCGACCTGATCTGGTTCCGGGGCCTTTCCGTACCGACACGACGCGGGGATGAAACCGTCTTCAATGGAATCCTCCTGGACGTGACGGACCGCAGGCGGGCCGAGGAGGCGCTCCGGGAGAGCGAAAACCGGTTCCGGGTTCTCGCCGATGCGGCCCGGGAGGGCATTCTCATCCACAAGGACGGCGTCATTTTCGATGCCAATGAATCGGCCTTTTCGATGTTCGGATACGAACCCCGGGAGGCGATCGGAAAAAGCGTTCTGGATTTTCTGGCCCCCGAATCGGTTCCGGCGGCTCTCGCAAAACTTGCCGAGGCCGACGCACCGGAACTCTACCTGGAGGCCGTGGGTTTGCGGAAAGACGGGACGGTCTTCCCCATGGAAATTTTCGGGAGACCCATCACCTACCGGAACATCCGGGGCCGGGTCCTGGCGATCCGCGATCTCTCGGCCCGCAGGGCGGCGGAAGAGGCCCTGCGGCGGACCGAGCAGCGATACAGCACGATCCTGGAGGAGATCGAGGAAGGATACGTTGAGTTCGACGACAGCGGCCGCGTTACTTTCTGCAACGAGTCCTTCCGTCGGGCCATGGGCTATGAAGCCGACGAGATTATCGGTTCCAGCTACAAACGCTTCACGGCGGACGAAGACGTGCGCAGGGACATCGCTCGGGCCTACGGCGAGATGTTCCGCACGGGGGCGCCCCTCCGGATGTACGAACTGGACCTGCTCACCCGGACGGGAGAGCGGCGAACCGTCGAGCACTCCGCGTCACTCATACGGGATGCGGAAGGCCGTCCCACGGGGTTCCGGGGAGTCTTCCGCGACATCACGGAGCGGATTCGTGCGGAGGAGCAGTACCGGGTCATGGCGAACAACTCCCAGGCGGGGGAGTTTATTGCGATCGAGGGGAAGTTCCGGTTCGTGAACCGGCACGTCCTTCAGTACGGGGGATACACGGAGCCGGAGATGATCGGGGTGCCGACGATGCAGTTCGTGCATCCGGAGGACCGGGAGATGGTTCGGGAGAAGGCGAGGCAGATGCTCAAGGGGGCGGCGGTCTCACCGTACGAATACCGGATCGTCAAGAAGAGCGGGGAGTCCCGCTGGCTCCTCGAGTCGGTCACCCGGATCACCTATGAGGGCCGTCCGGCGGTTCTGGGGAACAACATGGACGTGACGGAGATCCGGGAGGCGCGGGAGAAGCTGGAGCACATGCAGGAGCAGCTGTTGCAGGCGCAGAAGCTGGAGTCCCTGGGGACGCTGGCGGGAGGGATTGCACACGACTTCAACAATCTGCTGATGGGGATCCAGGGATACGCGTCGCTGATGATGCTGGACCTGAAGGAGGGTCATCCGCACCTTGAGAAGCTGAAGGCGATCGAGTCGCAGATACGGAGCGGGGCGGAGCTGACGCGCCAGCTGCTGGGTCTTGCCCGCGGGGGGCGGTATGAGGTGAAGCCGACGGACCTGAACGAGCTGGTGGGGAAGACGGCGCGGATGTTCGGCCGGACGAAGAAGGAGATCCGGATCGACGAGCGGTATGAGGGCGGCCTGTGGAGCGTGGAGGCGGACGGGGGCCAGCTGGAGCAGGTGTTTCTGAACTTGTTTGTGAATGCGTGGCAGGCGATGCCGGGCGGGGGGGACCTGAGCCTGACGACGTCGAACGTGGAGCTGGACGAATCGTTTTGCCGGATCTACGGGATCAAGCCGGGGTCCTACGTAAAGGTGACGGTATCGGACACGGGTGTGGGGATGGACGAGCGGACGCGCCAGCGGATCTTCGATCCGTTTTTCACGACGAAGGAGATGGGTCGGGGGACGGGTCTGGGCCTGGCGTCGGCGTACGGGATTTTGAAGGGCCACGGGGGGATCATCACGGTGTCGAGCGAGAAGGGCCGGGGGACGACGTTCGAGATCTATCTTCCCGCGTCGGGGGAGGCGGTTGTCCGGGAGGAGCCGTCTGTGTCGGGGATCGAGCCGGGTCGGGGGGTGGTTCTGGTGGTGGACGACGAGCCGATGGTCCGGGAGGTGACGCGGGAGATGCTTTCGGGACTGGGCTATACGGTGCTGACGGCGGCGAGCGGTGCGGAGGCGCTGGAGGTATACGGATCGCGGGGGACGGAGATCGACGTTGTGGTTCTGGACATGATCATGCCGGGGATGGGCGGTGGCGAGGTGAACCGGGAGCTTCAGATGCGGAATCCGTCGGTTCGTGTTCTTCTGTCGAGCGGGTACAGCCTGGACGGGGAGGCGTCGGAGATCCTGGAGAAGGGGGTCCGGGGCTTTCTGCAGAAGCCGTTCCGCCTGGAGGAGCTGTCCCTGAAGATCCGCGAGGCCATGGAATCCTGA